The proteins below are encoded in one region of Penaeus chinensis breed Huanghai No. 1 chromosome 25, ASM1920278v2, whole genome shotgun sequence:
- the LOC125038633 gene encoding glutamate receptor ionotropic, kainate 1-like: MLGPEVNITGLGGRLVVTTVLFLNVLLLGHYTSNLTSALTVGPPLPPHRNLEDVYNDKGLTFGFVKGSATVSNFQDSKSDVIQKVWKSIDVDNDLVIDYEEGMQRVYKDSYALLMWEVYYELNHGNDCGVFLLPAPYFPIHTSFAMRKASPLVPILNKIVLEILSSGLLRKWWLELNVKTNDCNQLETAPIEIQTVVTPFLLLGVSLFMAFVFLAAERWRSTRVRNVLVK; the protein is encoded by the exons ATGTTAG GTCCAGAAGTAAACATCACGGGCTTGGGCGGTCGGCTGGTAGTGACAACCGTGCTGTTTTTAAACGTGCTCTTGTTGGGCCATTACACAAGCAATCTGACGTCCGCCCTCACCGTGGGGCCCCCGCTGCCCCCGCACCGCAACCTCGAAGACGTGTACAACGATAAGGGCCTCACTTTCGGGTTTGTAAAGGGTTCGGCCACCGTCTCCAACTTCcag gacTCCAAATCCGACGTGATTCAGAAAGTGTGGAAGTCGATAGACGTGGACAACGACCTCGTCATCGACTACGAGGAGGGCATGCAGCGCGTATACAAAGACTCGTACGCCCTCCTCATGTGGGAGGTGTACTACGAGCTCAACCACGGCAACGACTGCGGCGTGTTCCTGCTGCCGGCGCCCTACTTCCCCATCCACACTTCCTTCGCGATGCGCAAGGCCTCTCCTCTCGTGCCCATCCTGAATAAGAT CGTCCTCGAAATCCTGTCTTCGGGGCTCCTGAGGAAGTGGTGGCTGGAGCTCAACGTGAAGACCAACGACTGCAACCAGCTGGAGACGGCGCCTATCGAGATCCAGACGGTCGtcacgcccttcctcctcctgggcGTGAGTCTGTTCATGGCCTTCGTGTTCCTGGCGGCCGAGCGGTGGCGGAGCACGCGTGTCAGAAATGTTCTCGTGAAGTGA